The segment TCTACGTCTTTGTTCTTGTTTGTCTTGCTCATAGTGCTACTGGTGCTTTGGTTGGGTAACTCTACATCAAAGGTACGCAACCAATTTCGAATGGTGCGTGTGGTAATGCCGTAGCGCTGGCTGGTGGTGGCAATGCTGTCACCGGTGGCTAGGAGGTCGTCAATGACTCTCCACTTGAAATCTAGGGGATATCCCTTTCGTCCTAGTTTACTTTTTTCTTGTTTCATAGTTGTTGGGGTTGGCTTCCCAACTGTGTACTATTTCAGGAGAGGACATATGCTATGAAATCAGCACAATACGGGTAGCCCTTTGTAG is part of the Porphyromonas asaccharolytica DSM 20707 genome and harbors:
- a CDS encoding helix-turn-helix domain-containing protein, coding for MKQEKSKLGRKGYPLDFKWRVIDDLLATGDSIATTSQRYGITTRTIRNWLRTFDVELPNQSTSSTMSKTNKNKDVDPEYAELKRENARLKAALFQAESKALVNKTLLEVVLNRYHIDLKKKTDLQP